The sequence below is a genomic window from Conexivisphaerales archaeon.
AGAGAAAAGATACTAAAGGTTCCTTTATACCACTCTGCAAGGCTATAAGCATGTTTTGTGGGTTTCCCATCGGGGTCATGGCACTTCCTATTGTGACAGCAAAGGCGAGCGCATAAAGAAGAGGTTTGGCGTCTATCCTGACTTTCCTTGCATAGCTTATCAGTATAGGGGTGCCTATAATTGCCAAAGAATCATTCATCAATACAGCTGAAGCAAGACCAAAGCCAAAGGATAGGAGCATCATTAAGCGAAAAGGTGTAACACCATGCCTAACTATCCAGCTAGACATCTTCTCCAGGTCTCCGGAAAGCTCTAATCCTTTAGAAATCATGAACATCCCGAAAAGAAATACAAGTACCTGAATATCGATGGAAGATGCTGCCTGCTTTACAGTTT
It includes:
- a CDS encoding SLC13 family permease; this encodes MALGNDARLLLAAVIFVAVYSMLWVRRKGKPLLPMWIIFLIGGILMLLTGIETVKQAASSIDIQVLVFLFGMFMISKGLELSGDLEKMSSWIVRHGVTPFRLMMLLSFGFGLASAVLMNDSLAIIGTPILISYARKVRIDAKPLLYALAFAVTIGSAMTPMGNPQNMLIALQSGIKEPLVSFL